The Juglans microcarpa x Juglans regia isolate MS1-56 chromosome 8D, Jm3101_v1.0, whole genome shotgun sequence genomic sequence AAGCAGTATAGGGTACTTGAACAAGAGGAAAGAGAAACCATTACAGACCTCTTCCAGGTCCCAACAGAGCCCCAAAAGCCAAAGCGCCCTTTAGATAGGAATTATGAAGTACTTCCCAGAAAGATCCTGAAACCAACAACAATAAATCAAAGTTGGACATCAAAGCACTGTTCTCCAGTTCCAATATGATGAAGGAGTACCATGAGCGACGTGAATGCCAAGAGAGTGCAAGATATGCGAAGCGTGCGATCCGCAACACAAGGCAACCAAAGTCCACGCGAAAGCCACGCGATTCCGAGAATTTGCTAGCAATTCCTCCTTCTTCTTAGCCATCTCCTTCCAATTCTTCACATTCTCCGCCACTCCCATCCCCGAAACCCTCCGCTTCGCCGGAAACCCACACTCCGTCAGCCTCCGACCCAAACTATCCGCAACATTCGCCGGAAAATCGGTCCTTGGCTTCAATTTGACAGCCGCGGTCTCGGTCAACATGTTGACCACTACCGATTCGACTCTGTCTTCGGCGGAGAGGACCGACTTGACACGGGACACACAACCCCCACACATCATTCCGGAGACGTCAAGAAGAACCGACGTCGACTCATTGCAGTTTTGTTCTTCGCTTTGTGTTAGAGGCTCGATTTCGAGTGAGTTGGAGAGAACAAAGTTAGGAGCCGAGCCTCGTTGTCTTTTTGGGAGGAGAAGGTTACGTCTCCGTTCTCTTGGAACAAGAGAATCGAAGCCATAACAGCGAGCAATGGGGCTTGATCTGCAGCTGTAGCTGTAGAAGAGATTTCGGTGAGGCAAGAGAGACAGCCGTAGTAGATCGGTCGCCATTGTACGAGCGCGCGAGAGAGAGACAGGGAGGGAGAGATGACGATGAATTATGTATATCTACTACATCCACATATTTCTTCTTTGGCTGCTAGTCAACTGGCTTGTGGTCAAAGTAGCAGCGAGTGCCATGCTGTATTCACCCGTGCAAAAACGTCGTCGTATGGAGTACATTCTTGGGGACCATATCATCTCTTTCCCGTCCTCCTGATTTCGATGCGTGCGTTATCCTTCTCTCAGCCTGCTGCTTCGCTCAACAACAGTGGAGTCGCGAGAAAATGGCCCTGAAGAACGATTCGTCTTCTGAGAACACGATATGTATAGAGACAAAGTCGGTGCCGAACCGTGTAATTCTATCCTGGTGGGCATTCACTACTCAAACGCCATTTCTGAGACCATCCAACTCCGGccccaactccaactccaactacAAGCCGAGTAGCCATTTTGTTCGTCCAAGCGTTCTTCTTCGTGACCTTCGCTGCTCAGTTATGTCAACTGCTGATAAGTGTTTCAGATTTCTTCTCTTATTCGCTTCTCAAAATCCACTTCTCAACAAGGTGCTATCGTTGTCTTCTCAATTTCAAGGCTTCTGCCAACAGGTAACGCcccctccctcctctctctctctctctctctcaacatgCTTTGAGAGGACTTTATGCAGAAGAAGAAGTGATTGGAAGTAGTCCATCGTAGAGATGTATATTGTTGTTCATCAAGGAGCCGTTCCGACCTTTCTTCGTTAGACAGCTTCAAATTGATGTTTAAtctgattttgagaaataatttgcttatttatttaattggtGGGAGTGCTCCATTGAACTCTACTTCAGATTAACTGCAGGAACTACAGGAATGTGAATTCTCTGTACAATCACAATTTTGCTGCCGTTTTACCCGGAGATTCAGTGGCAGGAATTGTGGTGGCTAATGGTATCTCAAATTTCTTGAACATTTATAACACGCTTTTGATTGTCAGGCTTGTTTTGACTTGGTTTCCGAACACTCCTCCTGCCATTGTTAGTCCCCTCAGGTGAGAGCATCCTCTATATCTAATTTACCTTGAACCAACGAACTACTTATTTCCAAGTATGGAAAAAAGGAAATGGACAGGAAAAATGGAGATTTACTCGGCTTTAGCTTATGGTGTTGAATTTTCCACAATGATTCTGTATATATCTTTATGATTGATGTCATGTTTCCATCCAGCACTTTATGTGACCCTTACTTGAACATATTCCGTGGAATTATCCCACCACTTGGAGGAACTCTTGATTTTTCTCCCATACTAGCATTTCTGGTTCTGAATGCCTTTACCAGCACTGCTGCTGCGCTTCCTGCGGAACTTCCAGCTACTGGAACACCTGAAGAATCTCTTGTATCTCTTGATAAGTTTACTAATATTACTACATCACAGAAGAAATGGATGAGAAGGCTTCATGGAAACAGGTCAAAGGGCAGCGGTGGTGCCAATTAGACCTTTCTGTTAATTTCCATAGTTTactctttaaatttttctgcATTCTTAGTTTTCATAGTCAAATAGATATGCAGTCTGTGTATTCTTGTACTGTTTGAGAAATGGACAATACCTTTCCGGCTTTTACCTTGTCTTCTTTTGTGCTGAACTGCCAAAATTCTTCTGCTATACATTGTTGATAGTAATTCATTTTTCATAAGCTGGGAGATGTGTTGATCTATCATCTATTTTGGTGCCAAATTTAAAACATTTGGAATGACAATGCAAgctattttactttttattatgaTGAACTAGTCTATTGCTATTGATAGGATGAAGTCCATGGCTTAGATTGTGATTTTGGCTGACTTCCTGATTTCTTTACTCTGAACATGTGTCAAAGTAAATGTAAAAATggatgtttatttctttttcctcattcatGTAGCACACTTGACACTTGAGTCTGTTAATGTGATCGGATTGTCGACAAAGAACACAACCAAG encodes the following:
- the LOC121242132 gene encoding ylmG homolog protein 2, chloroplastic yields the protein MALKNDSSSENTICIETKSVPNRVILSWWAFTTQTPFLRPSNSGPNSNSNYKPSSHFVRPSVLLRDLRCSVMSTADKCFRFLLLFASQNPLLNKVLSLSSQFQGFCQQINCRNYRNVNSLYNHNFAAVLPGDSVAGIVVANGISNFLNIYNTLLIVRLVLTWFPNTPPAIVSPLSTLCDPYLNIFRGIIPPLGGTLDFSPILAFLVLNAFTSTAAALPAELPATGTPEESLVSLDKFTNITTSQKKWMRRLHGNRSKGSGGAN